The sequence AGCTGGAATAAATTTCATATCTTTCAGAGGTTTAATCAAATACTGCAAACATTTATTAGACTTTTCTTAATACAACATAACAAGCAATGTctatcacatttttgtttttggttttcaagccctctgaaatataaacacagtaACTCTATCACAAATGAAACTCACTTACAAATACCACTAGTGTGGGAATGCGTGCTTCGGTTTAACTGTTCTGTTTACATGCCATTTGGTATCAACGGCTGGCAGTTGTTTATCAGCCCTGTCACTTCAGCTCTGTCCCAAGAAGgagtttttttcagaaacagaattATCTCCTCCAGCTCAGTTCCTAAAAAGGATGCAGAGAAAGCTGCTTGCAAGATAAGTCCACATCAGGAAATAAGGAGCCAGCGTCTTGTTTAATTTACATACAGGAGGCGCAACATGTGGaaacaatgtcaaaaacattcaaacttcctaaaaccaaaaaatatatgCGATAAATCAATTGTTGGAGTAATTTTACGGTATTAATGAGGACATAAAGCATCAggcattttttcagtttttcagttaATCTTACGTGTCCCTGTCTGTATTTATCAACGTTAATGACGTGATGTTTTTCTGGGCTGACATGTTGGTGAAGAAGAAGGTCGGAAGCTTTGACAGGCAGTGAGTGCACATCTCAGTTAGACAGTAGAGCGGCTCAAAGCACAGCAACCAGCAGACCATGATGGAGTCCTGCGTCAAAGGTTAGTTAAAACTTTCTaccttcttctgcttttcactTCTGAGTCAGTTTTGATCTGTAGTAATTGCTGTCTAAAAGTGTTGAATGCTCATCACGCTGCTCCTCTctcaaaaatgatttatattttcaacACAGGGTAATTTCTGAATCTTTTTCAAAGCTAACCTGTCAGTTTGTGAATATATGAAAactattacttttttattttaattacacagGTACGCTGTGGATGATACTTGCCCTCCTCACTCCACCTCTCTTTGATTGCAACACGTTTTGCCCAAGAGGCTGTGAGTGTCGATCTCTTGGTCACATTTTGTGCCGTGACCGTAATGGCAGAGatttgctgcagcagctgactgTCTACACATACACTCTGCTGCTTGACAAGGCCAACATGAGTGTCCTCAGTGAGAAGTGTCTAGCAAATAAGACTCTACTGCTGCGCTTTGGTCTGACCAACAGCCACTTGCACACCATCCATCCCTTGGCATTTCATGCAGCTCCTCAGCTCAAGTCCATCAAGCTGACAGACAATGATCTGTCTGCTCTTCCTGCTCGGGTGTTCAGTCCTCTCTCTGTGGTCGAGGAGATTTACTTAGATGGAAACCAGCTTGAGATCATTGGTCCTGATATGTTTGAGGGCCTGGACGGGTTGCTGATTCTGGATTTGAGTCGCAATAAGATCAGAGATCTTCCTCCAAACATGTTTGATGGACTAAGTAACCTCTTTCTTCTGAACCTCGGCAGGAACAACATAAAGAAGCTTTCGCCAACAATTTTTCACACCCTGACTAAACTTCAGCTACTGAGGATGTACTACAACAAGTTGGAAGTGTTGGAGCCGGGGATGTTTGATTGGCTCGAGAACCTCAATGTTCTGAATCTCCATCACAACCAGATCAAAAGCCTTCCACCTCGATTGTTTTGGCCACTAGAGAACCTGACAGAGCTCACCCTGTCCTCCAACCAGCTGACGGGTGTCCCACACAAGAGCTTCTACAACATgccaaaacttaaaaaacttACCATTTACAGCAATCCCCTGCTATCTTTGCCAGACGAACTGATGGGCCACGTGCCATACATtacacagttttatttgtatgacACAAACCTCATCACTGTTCCTGGAAACCTGTTTGCTAACATGTCTGGACTTCTGGAGCTGAACTTGCATTTAAATGACAAGTTGAGATACTTACCACCAGATCTTTTCTGCTGTCTTCCCAACCTTAAAAAGCTCTCCCTCAGAAACAACAGTCTTCAGGATCTTCCTCCCAACCTTTTTTCCACGCTAGCCAAACTAAAAATACTCCtcctcaacaacaacaaattgaaGACCCTACCAGAGAACATTTTTCAGGACCTCACGTCACTTGTTACCATCGATTTGACAAACAACAACCTAAAT comes from Gambusia affinis linkage group LG10, SWU_Gaff_1.0, whole genome shotgun sequence and encodes:
- the LOC122838663 gene encoding platelet glycoprotein V, with protein sequence MMESCVKGTLWMILALLTPPLFDCNTFCPRGCECRSLGHILCRDRNGRDLLQQLTVYTYTLLLDKANMSVLSEKCLANKTLLLRFGLTNSHLHTIHPLAFHAAPQLKSIKLTDNDLSALPARVFSPLSVVEEIYLDGNQLEIIGPDMFEGLDGLLILDLSRNKIRDLPPNMFDGLSNLFLLNLGRNNIKKLSPTIFHTLTKLQLLRMYYNKLEVLEPGMFDWLENLNVLNLHHNQIKSLPPRLFWPLENLTELTLSSNQLTGVPHKSFYNMPKLKKLTIYSNPLLSLPDELMGHVPYITQFYLYDTNLITVPGNLFANMSGLLELNLHLNDKLRYLPPDLFCCLPNLKKLSLRNNSLQDLPPNLFSTLAKLKILLLNNNKLKTLPENIFQDLTSLVTIDLTNNNLNTLPGDIFLLNTALKAVTLSENPWNCDCAIREFVRWIRENDHIVLDKDDVICHNPLFSLLRGLHTLPDDEFSFCDEETTGSLFLQQTVSYEPTQTTYYTSVTPTTKSTTSETTTYSETVSTSASSQADTTPSGPPVFHDKLMVKQGPDYVHHNTQTPYYTSDTPTTKSTTSETTTYSPMVYSSAFSQADVTPIASPVFHDLLVVEQGPEYVHHNIRKHWVYVWFLPSGSALVGSIMFCYVLLLVMGLVLTLAAIYGMHRLGTAMDKINAECAQNEECTMLSDLVHA